The Cetobacterium ceti genome window below encodes:
- a CDS encoding ParA family protein, producing the protein MGKILTVKVNKGGIGKTFITLQLGAYLALNNKKVMILTSDSQNNIIDYSKNKEILYKKGLKEFVKGGEGEKIKIRENLFFIPLESNTFGNRFLNSLPLFLEKLKEEYDYVLIDSIPTMKIDSVFVANSDKIIIPCFADKVTIKGVINVVKEAGAEKILAIMVNKYENKKIQKLLLEEIKEAILGTDILFPTPIKNTSDIEELLYKGKTIWESNSIKILEIKRIFEEIGNEILNYDEIKENNLFDIDF; encoded by the coding sequence ATGGGGAAAATATTAACAGTTAAAGTAAATAAAGGTGGAATTGGGAAAACTTTTATAACATTACAGTTAGGAGCATATTTAGCTTTAAATAATAAAAAAGTAATGATATTAACTTCAGATAGTCAAAATAATATAATTGATTATTCTAAAAATAAAGAAATCCTTTATAAAAAAGGATTAAAAGAATTTGTAAAAGGTGGGGAAGGAGAAAAAATAAAAATAAGAGAAAATTTATTTTTTATACCATTGGAAAGTAATACTTTTGGAAATAGATTTTTAAATTCGTTACCATTATTTTTAGAAAAGTTAAAAGAAGAATATGACTATGTATTAATAGACAGTATTCCAACTATGAAAATAGATAGCGTTTTTGTGGCAAATTCTGATAAAATAATAATTCCTTGTTTTGCTGATAAAGTAACAATTAAAGGTGTTATAAATGTTGTAAAAGAAGCAGGAGCAGAAAAAATATTAGCAATTATGGTAAATAAATATGAAAATAAAAAAATTCAAAAACTTTTATTAGAAGAAATTAAAGAAGCTATATTAGGTACAGATATTTTATTCCCAACTCCTATAAAAAATACTTCAGATATTGAAGAATTGCTATATAAAGGAAAAACAATATGGGAATCAAATTCAATTAAGATATTAGAAATAAAAAGAATATTTGAAGAAATTGGAAATGAAATATTAAATTATGATGAGATAAAGGA